In a genomic window of Roseiflexus castenholzii DSM 13941:
- a CDS encoding alpha-amylase family glycosyl hydrolase has protein sequence MSHHRHRRGTVLLALIGMLLTVVALPGALPVARASDTPDPSSVTIAGSFQSELGCPGDWQPECAITRLVYDAADQVWQATFTIPAGTWEYKAALNGSWDENYGANAQRNGANIPLTLSAAASVRFYYDHETHWVVSDRNTRIVTAPGNYQSELGCPGDWQPDCLRSWLQDPNGDEVFVRTVTGLPAGNYEFKIAIHESWSENYGAGGAPGGANIPFTVPAPGYRVTFTFVSATNTPSVAVVSAGAQPDNNVEWDGVRHDSRDPLYRAPGGAVPAGTPVTIRLRTFHNDVTSVRLRVYDLNASTQRFYDMAPAATDVDCYEASLAGKTCDFWEVMLTQAAPNNLWYRFIVTDGTDTDYYDDNTPALDGGLGAMTDEQEDHSWALMFYDPAFTVPEWATSAVIYQIFPDRFRNGDPRNDPRTGDSRYDDPVIALPWGELPEGHCRNYSDAATNCPWRFDDTPPSWSPTKEGPRGRDYYGGDLRGVISRLDYLKNLGVTVIYFNPIFHAKSNHRYDTYDYFRIDPALGTLADFRRLVREAERRGIRVIVDSVFNHMSSDSPQFDRYGYYASLGACESAASPYRDWFRFRRPGPGEPSPCAPSTPGGDDTYYVGWFGFDSIPEIRKEHPAVLNYFVTGSNSVSRYWLRQGASGWRLDVMGDPSFPPDYWPTFRRVVRETRHDALIIGELWQKDSTLLRHLRGDTADTTMNYRLRDAIIGLLTPGPFDSKGFADSGRPIAPSEFAHRISSIREDYPDAAYLTLMNLVGSHDTERILWTLTPGAETRADKEFNAANLANGKQRLRIASLIQFTMPGAPTIYYGDEVGVTGDDDPDDRRTYPWVETGGNPDRALLRHYRDLARIRHHYRSLRAGDLRFLLADDTAGTVAYSRISGDDAAIVAINRSSQPRTVDIPVSGVIPDGTAFFPSYCVANDQLKDWLHVENGRLRVTLNPMSAVLLTSYLADLTPPASPANLWVTDEGDGQVSLTWNGVPGAAGYNLYRSPLSGGGFVKVNDAPLTAIVYTDTGLRNARDYFYVVTAVDEKGNESAVSNEVRAMPRLQIGWANLQWPPSITHTISAINRTPLIFGQVWINGVTNRPGATEGLRAQLGYGPRDSDPAGNPAWTWIEAEFNVDAGNNDEFKASLLPDQTGAFDYAYRYSTTNGRSWVYADLDGIGNGYTPSQAGKLTVVASSDTTPPVVPTGLTVVTASPTGIALRWNAVTGDPTLYGYEVRRSSVSGGPYTTIATITGAEYTDTSIIQGATYYYVVRAVDTSFNRSGESAEVAATAELRTVSVTFTVTVPATTPAGSTVYIAGFLDRLDGNLPQWNPGGVALTQIGPNRWSITLTGKETTQIEYKYTLGSWDYVEKGAACDEIANRQLTLSYGVDGTQVVNDSVPNWRNVAPCGN, from the coding sequence ATGAGCCACCATCGTCATCGTCGCGGGACCGTGCTGTTGGCGCTGATCGGCATGCTGCTCACGGTCGTTGCACTCCCCGGCGCGCTACCCGTCGCGCGCGCCTCCGACACCCCTGATCCGTCGTCCGTTACCATTGCCGGAAGTTTTCAAAGCGAACTGGGTTGTCCAGGCGACTGGCAGCCGGAATGCGCCATCACCCGCCTGGTCTACGATGCCGCCGATCAGGTCTGGCAGGCGACGTTCACCATCCCTGCCGGAACCTGGGAGTACAAAGCCGCGCTGAATGGGTCGTGGGACGAAAACTATGGCGCGAATGCGCAACGCAACGGCGCGAATATTCCGCTCACGCTGAGTGCTGCGGCATCCGTCAGGTTCTACTACGACCATGAGACGCACTGGGTTGTCAGCGACCGCAACACGCGCATTGTGACGGCGCCGGGCAATTACCAGAGCGAATTGGGTTGCCCGGGCGACTGGCAGCCCGATTGTTTGCGCTCCTGGTTGCAAGACCCGAACGGCGACGAGGTGTTCGTCAGAACCGTCACCGGACTGCCTGCCGGAAACTATGAGTTCAAGATTGCCATTCATGAGAGTTGGAGCGAAAATTATGGCGCCGGCGGCGCACCCGGCGGCGCGAACATCCCCTTCACCGTGCCTGCGCCCGGCTATCGGGTGACGTTTACCTTCGTCTCTGCGACGAACACTCCTTCCGTTGCGGTCGTCAGCGCCGGAGCACAGCCGGATAACAATGTCGAATGGGACGGGGTGCGCCACGACTCGCGCGACCCGCTCTACCGCGCGCCGGGAGGGGCGGTTCCAGCCGGGACGCCGGTCACCATCCGCCTCCGAACGTTCCACAATGATGTCACGTCGGTGCGGCTGCGGGTATACGACTTGAATGCCAGCACGCAGCGTTTCTACGACATGGCGCCGGCCGCGACCGATGTAGACTGCTATGAGGCGAGTCTGGCGGGCAAGACATGCGATTTCTGGGAGGTGATGCTCACTCAGGCAGCGCCGAATAACCTGTGGTATCGCTTCATTGTTACCGACGGAACCGACACCGACTACTACGACGACAATACCCCGGCGCTCGATGGCGGTTTAGGCGCGATGACCGATGAGCAGGAAGATCACAGCTGGGCGCTGATGTTCTACGATCCGGCGTTTACTGTGCCGGAGTGGGCGACGAGTGCGGTGATCTACCAGATTTTCCCGGATCGCTTCCGCAACGGCGACCCGCGCAACGATCCGCGCACCGGCGATAGCCGGTATGACGACCCGGTTATCGCGTTGCCGTGGGGTGAACTGCCCGAAGGGCACTGCCGCAACTACAGCGATGCTGCGACGAATTGCCCCTGGCGCTTCGACGATACACCGCCCTCCTGGAGTCCGACGAAGGAGGGTCCGCGCGGACGGGACTACTACGGCGGCGACCTGCGTGGTGTGATCAGTCGCCTTGACTATCTCAAGAACCTGGGTGTGACGGTCATCTATTTCAACCCGATCTTCCACGCGAAATCGAACCACCGCTACGATACCTACGACTACTTCCGCATCGACCCGGCGCTCGGCACACTCGCCGACTTCCGGCGTCTGGTGCGCGAAGCGGAGCGGCGCGGCATTCGTGTGATCGTCGATAGCGTGTTTAATCATATGTCGTCGGACAGCCCACAGTTCGACCGTTACGGATACTACGCCTCGCTCGGCGCATGTGAATCGGCCGCATCGCCCTACCGCGACTGGTTCCGCTTCCGTCGTCCCGGACCGGGCGAGCCGTCGCCGTGCGCTCCCTCGACACCCGGCGGCGATGACACGTACTATGTCGGATGGTTCGGGTTCGACAGCATTCCCGAAATTCGCAAGGAACATCCGGCAGTGCTGAACTATTTCGTGACCGGATCGAACAGTGTGTCGCGCTACTGGCTGCGCCAGGGTGCGAGCGGCTGGCGCCTCGACGTAATGGGTGACCCGTCGTTCCCGCCCGATTACTGGCCCACGTTCCGCCGCGTTGTGCGCGAGACGCGCCACGATGCGCTGATCATCGGCGAACTGTGGCAGAAGGACAGCACATTGCTGCGGCACCTGCGCGGCGACACAGCGGACACAACGATGAATTACCGCCTGCGCGATGCGATCATTGGGCTGCTGACGCCGGGACCGTTCGACTCGAAGGGGTTCGCCGACAGTGGACGCCCGATTGCGCCGTCGGAATTCGCTCATCGCATCAGTTCCATCCGCGAAGACTATCCCGACGCCGCGTATCTGACGTTGATGAACCTGGTGGGCAGCCACGACACCGAGCGCATTCTGTGGACGCTGACGCCAGGCGCCGAGACGCGCGCCGACAAGGAGTTCAACGCCGCCAATCTGGCGAACGGCAAGCAGCGGCTGCGTATTGCGTCGCTCATTCAGTTCACCATGCCCGGCGCGCCAACGATCTACTACGGCGATGAAGTCGGTGTCACCGGCGATGACGATCCCGACGACCGACGCACGTATCCGTGGGTCGAGACCGGCGGCAACCCGGATCGGGCGCTGCTGCGCCACTACCGCGATCTGGCGCGCATTCGCCATCATTACCGTTCGCTGCGCGCCGGCGATCTGCGCTTCCTGCTGGCAGACGATACCGCCGGCACGGTGGCGTATTCGCGCATCAGTGGCGACGATGCGGCCATTGTTGCCATCAACCGCAGTTCGCAGCCACGCACCGTTGACATTCCGGTTTCCGGCGTCATTCCTGACGGCACAGCGTTCTTCCCCTCCTACTGCGTTGCCAATGACCAGTTGAAGGACTGGCTGCATGTCGAGAACGGTCGGCTACGGGTGACGCTCAACCCGATGAGCGCTGTGCTGCTGACCAGTTACCTGGCGGATCTGACGCCGCCGGCGTCTCCGGCAAACCTGTGGGTGACGGACGAGGGCGACGGGCAGGTGAGCCTGACGTGGAACGGCGTTCCCGGCGCTGCGGGGTACAACCTCTATCGCAGCCCATTGAGCGGCGGCGGGTTCGTGAAGGTCAACGACGCGCCGCTGACGGCGATTGTCTACACCGACACAGGGTTGCGCAACGCGCGCGACTACTTCTATGTCGTGACTGCGGTCGATGAGAAAGGGAACGAAAGCGCCGTCTCGAACGAAGTGCGCGCTATGCCGCGCCTCCAGATCGGATGGGCGAACCTGCAATGGCCCCCATCGATCACCCACACCATCAGCGCCATCAACCGCACCCCGCTGATCTTCGGTCAGGTCTGGATCAACGGCGTTACCAACCGTCCGGGAGCAACGGAAGGGCTGCGCGCGCAACTCGGCTACGGACCACGCGACAGCGACCCGGCGGGCAACCCCGCCTGGACGTGGATCGAGGCGGAGTTCAATGTCGATGCCGGCAACAACGATGAATTCAAAGCCAGCCTGCTGCCGGATCAGACCGGTGCGTTCGATTATGCCTATCGCTACAGCACAACGAACGGGCGCTCCTGGGTCTATGCCGATCTTGACGGCATCGGCAACGGCTACACCCCATCGCAGGCAGGCAAACTGACGGTTGTCGCCAGTAGTGACACCACCCCGCCGGTGGTCCCGACCGGACTGACGGTGGTGACCGCCTCGCCGACCGGCATTGCGCTGCGCTGGAACGCAGTCACCGGCGACCCGACGCTCTACGGCTACGAAGTGCGGCGCAGCAGCGTCTCCGGCGGACCGTACACCACGATTGCGACGATCACCGGCGCGGAGTACACCGACACGTCGATCATCCAAGGGGCGACCTACTACTACGTCGTGCGCGCGGTGGACACATCGTTCAACCGGTCCGGCGAATCCGCCGAAGTTGCGGCGACTGCCGAGTTGCGGACGGTGAGCGTTACCTTCACCGTGACCGTTCCGGCAACGACACCGGCAGGCAGCACAGTCTATATCGCCGGGTTCCTTGATCGACTCGACGGCAACCTGCCGCAGTGGAACCCCGGCGGCGTCGCGCTGACGCAGATCGGACCGAACCGGTGGTCGATCACGCTCACCGGCAAGGAAACAACCCAGATCGAGTACAAGTACACCCTGGGTTCGTGGGATTACGTCGAAAAGGGTGCGGCGTGCGACGAGATCGCCAATCGCCAGTTGACCCTGAGTTACGGCGTGGATGGCACGCAAGTCGTGAACGACAGCGTACCGAACTGGCGCAATGTGGCGCCGTGCGGGAATTGA
- a CDS encoding PD-(D/E)XK nuclease family protein has product MSIDREQLRDLILQELPALFERDPELQRLIVRLSQQYFADRRETESRFDQMLDELRRDREEQSRRWAEQMRLWDEQNRKWDEQVRLWDEQNRKWDEQVRLWDEQNRKWDEQVGLWDEQNRKWEEQNRRWEENQREIRELIQRTDVLNRRFDSTIGALGARWGLSSEHSFRSALQGILTDFFPLEVIHVNEYDDSGEVFGRPEQVELDLIIKNGVLLICEIKSSMSKADMYLFERKARWYQQRHGRTAQRLIVISPMVDPAARKVAERLGIAVYSFPEDAGKAITEP; this is encoded by the coding sequence ATGTCAATCGATCGCGAACAACTACGCGACCTCATCTTGCAAGAACTACCGGCGCTCTTCGAGCGGGATCCAGAATTGCAGCGCTTGATTGTGCGGCTGTCGCAACAATATTTTGCTGACCGCCGTGAAACAGAGAGTCGATTTGATCAAATGCTCGACGAGCTACGCCGTGATCGCGAAGAGCAGTCACGACGTTGGGCAGAACAAATGCGGTTGTGGGACGAGCAAAATCGGAAGTGGGACGAGCAAGTACGACTGTGGGACGAGCAAAATCGGAAGTGGGACGAGCAAGTACGACTGTGGGACGAGCAAAATCGGAAGTGGGACGAACAAGTAGGACTGTGGGACGAGCAAAACCGGAAGTGGGAGGAGCAAAATCGGCGATGGGAAGAAAATCAACGTGAGATTCGCGAACTGATCCAGAGAACAGACGTCCTGAATCGTCGGTTTGATTCGACCATAGGCGCCTTAGGCGCACGCTGGGGATTGTCGTCCGAACACTCGTTTCGGAGTGCACTCCAAGGCATTTTGACCGATTTCTTCCCGCTTGAGGTGATTCATGTCAATGAATATGATGATAGTGGGGAGGTGTTTGGTCGTCCCGAACAGGTTGAACTCGATCTGATCATTAAAAATGGCGTTTTGCTGATTTGTGAGATTAAATCTTCAATGAGCAAAGCGGACATGTATTTGTTTGAACGCAAGGCTCGTTGGTATCAACAACGCCATGGCCGGACAGCACAGCGACTTATTGTGATTTCGCCGATGGTCGACCCGGCAGCGCGGAAGGTGGCCGAACGTTTAGGGATTGCCGTGTATAGCTTTCCCGAAGATGCCGGTAAGGCGATTACAGAACCGTAA
- a CDS encoding PspC domain-containing protein, with product MGSQLVRSKSDRMIAGVCGGLARYFNIDPVIVRLVFVLAVLFGGISPLVYVILWIVMPEEGAVPAPPQLNHPRPVEEWKYDPYTGEPIRRES from the coding sequence ATGGGTAGCCAGTTAGTGCGCAGCAAAAGCGACCGCATGATCGCGGGCGTGTGTGGTGGTCTTGCGCGTTACTTCAACATCGACCCGGTGATCGTGCGGTTGGTGTTTGTTCTGGCGGTGCTCTTCGGCGGCATCAGCCCGCTGGTGTACGTTATCCTGTGGATTGTGATGCCGGAAGAAGGGGCAGTTCCGGCGCCGCCGCAATTGAACCATCCCCGCCCTGTGGAAGAATGGAAATACGACCCGTACACCGGCGAACCGATCCGGCGCGAGTCGTGA
- a CDS encoding WS/DGAT/MGAT family O-acyltransferase — MTFLFDNGQLLPLCGNFSPSLLLSVVYDQRTEAVLVNNGGRTMAQDSHPLGAVDSAWLHMDDPTNLMMVTGVALLDGPIDVERCYKTFESRLLSFERFRMRVTDQRGSFSAPRWEPDPHFSIRAHVHRVALPSPGDMTTLQEFLGDLASTPLDYTKPLWQVHLVENVLGGSAVVMRFHHCIGDGAAMNTVMHRLMDKTPDAPIELPRPQSNHNHTLGPLLEPIVATIEGSIKLADELVHEGMEFLRHPEHLLDLPAQAASGAMALSRVLLLPPETKTLFKGPLGVQKRVAWSSPTPLEQVKQIGKTAGAKVNDVLLAAVAGALRNYLIGRGASADGVEIRAVIPVDLRPPSRAHDLGNEFGLVFLSLPLGTPSPVVRLAEVKQRMEALKRSPEAYVFYGLLNFFGRTPAQVEEQAVNLFGSKATAVMTNVRGPTEQLYLAGNRIKNMMFWVPQSGRLGMGVSIMSYCGQVTLGVITDAGLVPDPETITAAFEQEFHVLYDAIVAPTSATTP; from the coding sequence TTGACGTTCCTCTTCGACAATGGTCAACTTTTACCGCTCTGTGGCAACTTCTCACCTTCGCTGCTCCTGTCGGTCGTGTACGATCAACGCACCGAAGCGGTTCTGGTGAATAACGGAGGTCGGACGATGGCTCAGGACTCCCATCCCCTCGGCGCCGTTGACAGCGCCTGGTTGCATATGGACGACCCGACGAACCTGATGATGGTGACGGGCGTGGCGTTGCTCGACGGTCCAATTGATGTCGAGCGTTGTTACAAGACGTTCGAGTCGCGCTTGTTATCGTTTGAGCGCTTCCGCATGCGCGTGACGGATCAGCGTGGTTCATTCAGCGCTCCCCGATGGGAACCCGATCCCCACTTCTCGATCCGCGCCCATGTGCATCGGGTGGCGCTGCCATCGCCCGGCGACATGACAACCCTCCAGGAGTTTCTTGGCGATCTGGCGAGCACGCCGCTCGACTACACCAAACCACTCTGGCAGGTGCACCTGGTTGAGAACGTGCTTGGCGGTTCAGCCGTCGTGATGCGGTTCCACCATTGCATCGGCGATGGCGCCGCCATGAACACGGTGATGCATCGGTTGATGGACAAGACGCCCGATGCGCCGATTGAACTCCCGCGACCGCAGTCCAACCACAACCACACCCTCGGTCCTTTGCTGGAACCAATCGTAGCAACAATTGAAGGTTCGATCAAACTGGCTGACGAACTGGTTCACGAAGGGATGGAATTCTTGCGACATCCCGAGCATCTCCTCGACCTGCCGGCGCAGGCAGCCAGCGGGGCGATGGCGTTGAGCCGGGTGCTGCTGCTGCCGCCCGAAACAAAGACGCTCTTCAAAGGTCCACTGGGGGTGCAGAAACGGGTCGCCTGGTCGTCGCCGACGCCACTGGAGCAGGTGAAGCAGATCGGGAAGACCGCAGGGGCGAAAGTCAACGACGTGCTCCTGGCGGCAGTGGCGGGGGCGTTGCGCAACTATCTCATCGGGCGCGGCGCATCCGCCGATGGAGTGGAAATCCGCGCCGTGATCCCGGTCGATCTGCGGCCACCCTCCCGCGCCCACGACCTGGGGAATGAGTTCGGACTGGTGTTTCTCTCGCTGCCGCTGGGCACGCCGAGTCCGGTCGTGCGCCTTGCCGAAGTCAAGCAGCGAATGGAGGCGCTCAAACGATCTCCCGAAGCGTATGTCTTCTACGGTCTGCTCAATTTCTTTGGGCGCACGCCGGCGCAGGTGGAGGAGCAGGCGGTCAATCTGTTCGGCAGCAAGGCGACCGCAGTGATGACGAATGTGCGCGGTCCAACGGAGCAACTCTACCTGGCGGGCAATCGGATCAAGAACATGATGTTCTGGGTGCCGCAGTCAGGTCGGTTGGGGATGGGGGTCAGCATTATGAGTTACTGCGGTCAGGTGACGCTCGGTGTGATTACCGACGCCGGGCTGGTTCCCGATCCAGAGACCATCACGGCGGCATTCGAGCAGGAGTTTCATGTGTTGTACGATGCGATTGTCGCGCCGACATCGGCAACCACGCCGTAG
- a CDS encoding nucleoside phosphorylase, whose translation MNGNDRLYHIGFGRSDLGDDPPRIALLSGDPERARLIAQTALRGARVLSENRGLHSSVGTLPNGAPILSATSGMGAPSLSIVVNELVQVGVRTIIRVGTSGSIQLHIPPGSIVISSAALCRQGAADDIAPREFPAAADPFVTVALIEAARAAGVEYFAGVTASVDTFYEGQERTGSANPHLLRRLRGITDEYRRLNILNYEMEAGTLFKMGLVYGFAAGCVCGIVAQRTASEAIIVERKAVAIERAIAVAVRAAIALTASPA comes from the coding sequence ATGAACGGCAATGATCGCCTCTATCACATCGGGTTTGGGCGCAGCGATCTGGGCGACGATCCGCCGCGCATCGCGCTGCTGAGCGGCGACCCGGAGCGCGCGCGCCTGATCGCGCAGACGGCGCTCCGCGGTGCGCGCGTTCTCTCGGAGAATCGTGGGTTGCACAGTTCTGTCGGAACGCTGCCAAACGGCGCGCCGATCCTTTCGGCAACCAGCGGCATGGGTGCGCCGTCGCTTAGCATTGTAGTGAATGAACTCGTGCAGGTCGGCGTTCGCACCATCATCCGCGTCGGCACCAGCGGCTCGATCCAGCTGCACATTCCGCCGGGGAGCATTGTCATTTCCAGCGCCGCACTGTGTCGTCAGGGCGCCGCCGACGACATCGCGCCGCGCGAGTTCCCGGCTGCCGCCGATCCGTTCGTCACCGTCGCGCTTATCGAAGCCGCGCGCGCCGCAGGGGTCGAGTATTTCGCTGGCGTGACGGCATCGGTGGATACCTTCTACGAAGGGCAGGAGCGCACCGGCTCCGCCAATCCGCACCTGCTGCGCCGGTTGCGCGGCATTACCGACGAGTACCGCCGCCTGAACATCCTCAACTACGAAATGGAAGCCGGCACGCTGTTCAAAATGGGGCTGGTCTACGGATTTGCGGCTGGATGCGTCTGCGGCATAGTTGCGCAGCGCACTGCGAGTGAAGCGATCATCGTCGAACGCAAGGCGGTCGCCATTGAACGCGCGATTGCTGTAGCCGTGCGCGCCGCAATCGCGCTGACCGCATCCCCTGCCTGA